In one window of Canis lupus baileyi chromosome 10, mCanLup2.hap1, whole genome shotgun sequence DNA:
- the C10H5orf24 gene encoding UPF0461 protein C5orf24 homolog, giving the protein MMHPVASSNPAFCGPGKPSCLNEDAMRAADQFDIYSSQQSKYSHTVSHKPMACQRQDPLNETHLQTTSGRSLEIKDELKKKKNLNRSGKRGRPSGTTKSAGYRTSTGRPLGTTKAAGFKTSPGRPLGTTKAAGYKVSPGRPPGSIKALSRLADLGYGCGTAAFPYPMMHSRAVHGVEETSSEVKPPNE; this is encoded by the coding sequence ATGATGCATCCTGTTGCCAGCAGTAATCCGGCTTTCTGTGGCCCTGGCAAGCCTTCCTGCCTCAATGAGGATGCCATGAGAGCTGCTGATCAGTTTGACATATATTCCTCCCAGCAAAGCAAATATAGCCACACAGTCAGCCACAAACCAATGGCTTGTCAGAGGCAAGACCCGTTAAATGAAACACACTTGCAGACTACAAGTGGCAGAAGTCTAGAGATAAAAGatgaactaaagaaaaagaaaaatctcaaccgATCTGGAAAACGTGGCCGACCTTCAGGAACCACCAAATCCGCAGGGTACCGTACCAGCACAGGCCGACCCCTGGGAACCACCAAAGCAGCTGGATTTAAGACAAGTCCAGGCAGACCTTTGGGTACAACTAAAGCTGCGGGATACAAAGTAAGCCCAGGGAGACCTCCAGGTAGCATTAAAGCTCTGTCCCGTCTTGCTGATCTTGGTTATGGCTGTGGCACCGCTGCTTTTCCTTACCCTATGATGCACAGCAGAGCAGTTCATGGGGTAGAGGAAACCAGCAGCGAAGTCAAACCACCCAATGAGTGA